One Ficedula albicollis isolate OC2 chromosome Z, FicAlb1.5, whole genome shotgun sequence DNA window includes the following coding sequences:
- the LOC101809089 gene encoding LOW QUALITY PROTEIN: 39S ribosomal protein L50, mitochondrial-like (The sequence of the model RefSeq protein was modified relative to this genomic sequence to represent the inferred CDS: substituted 1 base at 1 genomic stop codon) yields the protein MRLCGAPQKTRHPRWPREGARRPHSMGVVQALRAAARQSLGLGPAGLRAFWGGRSRKDERXVEADRAVPEKEERSKPSLICPLPGSRSYLPPEGLQSLPPEGLQSCLESHVREVFGPSLPEDWQQTPLQENRLKHRLLARLAAELGHAVPNSQLHQMRHAGDILGFYCTPVKDGSKIDELVASELPLNFKIIWQH from the exons ATGAGGCTTTGCGGGGCACCGCAGAAAACACGTCACCCTCGGTGGCCGCGGGAAGGCGCCCGGCGCCCCCACAGCATGGGGGTGGTGCAGGCGCTGCGGGCGGCGGCACGGCAGAGTCTGGGGCTCGGCCCCGCGGGGCTCAGAGCGTTCTGGGGCGGCCGCAG CAGGAAGGACGAAAGATAAGTGGAAGCAGACCGAGCAGTTCctgagaaggaggagaggagcaagCCCAGTCTGATCTGTCCCCTGCCAGGCAGCCGGAGTTACCTTCCTCCTGAGGGCCTGCAGAGTCTCCCTCCCGAgggcctgcagagctgcctcgAGTCCCACGTCAGGGAGGTCTTTGGGCCCTCTCTTCCTGAGGACTGGCAGCAGACTCCCCTGCAGGAGAACAGGCTGAAACATCGCCTGCTGGCCcggctggcagcagagctgggacacgCTGTCCCAAACTCCCAGCTGCACCAGATGCGCCATGCCGGGGACATCCTGGGCTTCTATTGCA CCCCTGTGAAGGACGGGAGCAAGATCGATGAACTCGTGgcctcagagctgcccctgaACTTTAAAATCATTTGGCAGCACTGA